The sequence AATGCAGAACATCCAGGAAGGCGAATTACCTTCGGGGGTGAGGCAGGGACCCAGGCCCACGGCGCACCGCAGCTCCGCCGTGGATCTTGGACCCGACGAGAAATTGGACGCCGATGCTCCCTGGAATTCCCCTCGAAGGCTCACTGGTCGCAAGCGTTTGCCCCGGTGGACCTCGCAGACCCCACGACCGAGCAACGAGGGCGCACACTGTGAATTTGGATTGCGGCGGCTGTCCACGGCTGCAAGCTTCTCACCCACTCGCTGAACTCCACTACTCTGTCTATGCTAGGGCTATACGATGGCGGCGCCGAGGGGGTCGATTGAGGGACGAGGCATCGTCGGGTTATATACCCAGGTGAATTCGGTCAGCGGCCGTACCGCGGAGTTCGGCATGACCGCCCAAGCCGCGTCGTTCGGAGGTTGTTGATGACCCCGCGCGCTCGCTGGCTGACATCTTGGACCCACGCGACAGTGGACGGAAGAAAAGGACGAGCGCGAGACTGTGGCTGATGCGTGGGCCCATAAAGACAGTGGCAGTGAGGGCGAGCGCGACCTGGAGTGGGTTGGCTGACGCGGAGGGCCCGCGTGTCAGTGGATCGTCCGgcgcgtgggggggggggggctgaaaTGGCTAGTTGGGCCAGAATGGTGTTGTTTGGCCCAATAGCACAGTTTtgttttatccttttcttttccatttctttttctccattttcaaattcaatttgaattcaagtttcaAATCAAACTTAGGCCAAATTTATTTCCAAATCATATTGTGAAATTAAAATACAAGTTTTTAGAGATAtacttatattatttatattttttttatatcatttctcttcttctcattttcaaaaaacctaggtttaatttagggcttaattcaacttctagcaattattatcttattaccattaacattattattttatttaatgcacaaacatataaactccaacatgatgcatttttttgttatttgtttgaattaaactctaaatttttgtgtatgctctttttatgatgcaaatgaggcacatcaaATAAGGAAAACACTATATATTCCTCGTACacaacaattttgagtattacatccCCGTATCCCGAGTGGCTCATATCGGACTTGCTGTTGCTGGCAGCCTCTCTGGTGCTGCTCCTGCAGCAGGAAACAAGACGGCCTCGCCGCCTCCAAAAGGCGGAGAACCGACTGTGAACCGGCAATCAGCTAAAGTTCAGGAAGAGGTTGCCCAGGTTGTGTGCGCTCGGAAGACGGGAGACGATGTCGGGGATGTGGCAGAAGTGGAGGTGGAGAGGAAGAGACCTGGGGGCTGTTTGGTTTGCTGACTAAAGGGCCACAACgtgcctaacttttctgtctaagcTTAGTTCTCCAATTCGAGCGCCTAAAGTTAGGCAGATTGTGGCGCCTTAGGCAGGAAACTAAACAGACCCCTGGTGCATCACTTCCCCTTCCATTCCCGCCGGGGAATGCTGTGACTTCAGCCGGCTCGCCTGCTTTGCATCATCAGCTCCATTTCTTCTGTCTTGTTGGAAGACGAGAGAAGTTTAGCATGAAGGCACAGATTGCTGTGTAAACTGGCATGCGGCTAGCCCTTGATCACTTTAGAGGCGATGCTCTGTTTTCCCAAGGCTGTTGTGTGCTTGGTCTTCAATATCTGCCCTCTTTAGTTTTCCTTGTTAGCTGAATGTGGTGTTCTGAATTTCTGGTCTCCTTTTTATCTTTGTAATAGGAGGCGGGAAGTGAACTATGATGAGTCGCGAACACACATTCCATCATCCAAATTTTAATGGTTAATATCAGATGTGAAAATCCAAGAGGTTATCCATTCCTAGGATCGAGGATAAAAGTTTTATTCCAAGGCATAGCAAAATGGCTCAAAATGCTATTCGTGAGCAGTACTGTGGCGAAGGTAACAAAAGGTATCATGTACCACATGAAAATATAGTTCAAAGAAAGGATGATACAGCAGAAGATGACAAATAAAAAAACAGGACGCATAAAGGGAATCGCAATCCCAACAAACCATCTTCACAAGGCATGATAACTGCCCTCGCTTTCCAGATGGTGAATCTATTAGAGTTGGTGCCCTGCCAATAAGATGAAAGTACAGTAAGCCCTTTGTGAAATACCAATACCATTTGACAAAAGTTTATCATGGGAAGTACATATAAAGAATGCTTACTTGGTTTTCTAACAGCTCGATGCTCATTTGATTAAATTCAGACCAGTACCTGACCTGGGATAAGAAAACAATGCACAGAAGACAACTTGACGGTAGCCTGACAAGCAAGGGGATGCTAACAGCTCGACCACCCCAAATTAAGTATACCAGTATACAATTTGGGGAGTGTTATTCAAATCTGAGTCTGACTCCAGATTTTCATCCATGCTATGTGCCCTAAACTCTATGAAGTTGCACACACAACTCTGAATAGTGCATTCAAATGGACAGAACTGAATTCTAGTAAACGACACCAATCTGTGCATAGCTACCGCATATTTGGGTTTCTCTCTTTAATTTTTGCTAGTTTTGCATTTATGAGCTTATCTAATATGGGGGGCTCAAGAGGGATTGGGTCAAGACATCTCTCATGGGCAGCATTGTTCACCTGCAGAGATATAAAGGAACACATAGGTGAAGTTTTGACTGGTCTCAGGCAAACCGGTGACAGGTCGAAATGTATAGTAGCAGTATCTGACCTCTTTGAGTAAAAAGCTAATGGCTGCTTCATCATCCACAAATTCCTTAAGAGAGGTCTTGAGAAATTCCATATCCAGCTGAATCTGCTGAAATCCACTTCTGTTGAAAGTCTGAAGACGGACAAATTCTTGCAAGCTTTTCAGGCAGAGCTTGAGGACAGTAGAAATAACAGATTCCTGAAATTTACCCAAAATACAAGGAATTACAGTCAAAAGTGGCCAAGTGATGTTCCTGTAGATGGAAGAAAAATGTAAAACTATAGCGTATCTGCCCAAATAGTATCAGAAAATTCAATTGATAAGCTGTTCTATGACCTCAATCAGACAATGCATTCTATAAACTAAAACTATGATGCAGTTGGTGACGGGGACTTTATTAAGTTGCATGTACCGACCAGTTCAACCAAAAAACTTAGACTGATGAAGAGAGGTGGACAGTTCACTTAGAAATCCAACACTTCACCTCAAGTTCAGAAACCCCTCAAGTGGAGGCTATCTCAGGCCTCAGACATAGAATAGGAGCGAGAAACAATTATTTTATTCAATTATGCTAGTCAGGATTCAAACTCAAGACATCTACCTCTGATATTATAGGAGcgagcaacaattattttatttaattgtgcTAGCCAGGACTCAAACTCACTCTAGCTCTGACCAATTCAATCCAAAAGCTTAAGTTGAGGAAACACAAGTAATTCACTTATACTCCAACATAGGACTTTATGAGAATCTATGTGGGATTTGCAGTAACATAACAAGTGTTACGAGAGCCCAAAAGGTCAAAACACGACACAACTGATTCTGATATTTGGATAAATAAGGAGGTTTTTTTTGCCTATTTATTTTGAAAAACTTGGGATATAAACTAGATGGGCATTCAAGCTTATTGGTATGTCCGTTGACTTCAAAGGGGTTCAGATGGTTAACAGGGAGAATCATAGAAGAACGGACTCAAAAAATATCATGCCATTCCAACTGGGACAAGCTTGTATGACTGCGATGTTAAATACAAGTTTTTAGAATACTACTTAAAATGTTGACAGAAATATTTTGCCAGGATCAGCAAATCTCACAGCATGGTGCAGTATATTCCCACAACCTAATGAAACTCCATTTTAGTCAAGTGAAAAAGGAAATGAAGAATGAGATAATAAATACTGCATGATGCAAAAAATGATCAGGTTATACAAGTCTACAGTAGTCCCATTGAATATGTGGTCCTTTAGCAAATCTCCTGGATAACATTATAGCATAACTATAAGTTTGTTATATTCATCTTGTCAGTCACAAGGGCACAAGTAAATAAAAATATTCCTCTCGGCTGTTCGTAAAAAACTGATTTCTTGAGCAAGTATGTGATGCACTTGAGAGAATTATGACAACAGCAAAACTATCAACACATTATGAATTACTGTTTTCACTTAAAACAAACAGAACGTGTATTCAAATGTTTGAACGTCTGTTATAACCCATATAAGTACAAGATCACCATTGTAACTACTGATGTGGTATTATATCCCTTGTCTAAATATCTAACGAACCAGAAGATTAATGAAATCAAAAGCTGATAACTTTTTACTTCTAAAAGGACAAGGGGGATAGTTAGTTCTGGGAGATTACCTGTGTGTATTCAACTTTGGTGAATATTTCCATTTTTTGCTCAAATAACTTTGCCAGGTGATTTTCTAAAAACTGACTTCTAGCACGATGTGTGTTTGATCGGTTCAACATGTCTTCTCGCATTGGATTGCTTCTGGAGGAAGTCGTGCTACCAGTGCTATCTGAATGCCGATGTCGCCGAACCATACCAGGTAAGATCTGCTTGACTTCAGATACCAGACCATTGATCTAAAATAAAAATGATAATTGTTTACTCTGAGAAAACTTTAAAACCGGAATTTCCAGCAAGAACTCATTTTCTGAAAGCAGACTCAAATACCTAAATTGGAGTGCATGTTCCATTATGAATTTGTAGTCATATTGGCATAAGAAGTACACATAATGCAATAGGAAAAGGAACTGGACAAACCTCTAGGAGAAGTAGATCAACAAACATGTTCACTTCCCTAGGTTCCTTGTGCTGTTTTAGTTGAACATATAAAAAAAGGAAATGAAGATTTGAGCAACAAAACAAGAAAAAGTGATATCACTGGATACTCTGTTGAATACGAAGGCTAACCTTAATCCAAACTGGTGTTGTAAATCGCTTGTTAAGAAGTTTGGAGATCTTCTGGGTCTTCATATTTATGTACTGCTCCAAGGAACACAATATTCAGTTACTGACACTGCCAGAACAACTTCTAAAAAATGCACAAAGGATTAAGCTATTTCAGATTATAATAGTAGAGTTTCTGAGTATGTTTCTGATTATGCTCCCATGACATGGGAGCTTGACCGACATGTAAAGTGCAACTTGGCTGCTTAGAGACTGAAATTGGTTGCTTTTGGAAACAAAATTCTAGAGAAAGTAATGGCGTGGCACTATGGATACTACGTTTCCATGACACAAGATATCATGCATGTACTAGCATTGCTTACGGAGTCAAATGTTGTTAGAGTCAAGGGCCTATTGGGCCTTAGCCCATTAGGGTTAATTAGTCGCTTGCTTAGGGGCCAAGTAAGACCTCTCTATATAATGAGGAGATGTATCAATCTATGATCAAGCAAGAGATTAGAAGGAAATCTCTTCTCTCTTGCCGGCCATAGGCAAAGCCCTACAGCCGGCCTCCCTAGCGCCCCTAACTCTAGCCGTTGTCTCTAACCAGCGCAGCCCCCACCCTGTGAACAGTACCCATGGGTATTGTAGCGCTGCAGGTACTGTAGCGCTACAGCCACCGTAACAATCTTGTATCAGAGCTGCCAGGTTCCGACGACGTGCCGCCAGCATCAACACCACCCACCACCTCCACCGTCGCCACATCTACTGATGCGACAGCTGCCGCCAATGGTCCAATCTCCCAGGCGGACTTCATGGCATTCCAGCAGCTGTTGGTGCAGCAGTTCGCCCCCTCACCGGCATTTCCAGCAGGACACCGCCACCAGCTTCTGCCACCACCAGTGTTGCTGCTTTCCCCTATGGCATGCTGGGCTATGGTGGCATAGCCCCCCTTCCCACCACCATCGCACCATCCACTACCACCACCATCGTTCCCTTCCCATCTGCCACAACACCCCTTCAATCGCCGATCTCCACCTTGGTGCCAGCGGCGTCAACCATGCTCGTATCCATCCACAAAATTGCCTCCCACACTCCCCATCCCCGATCCCGTCGTTCACTGCCCCCATGCCAGTGCCGCCACAGCAGCACTGTGATGGTGTCTTCTACGGGGGCGTGGATGGCATCCGGGAATCGACGGCGCAGCTACAGGCGGCGGCACGCTGCCTCCTAGCGTGCCGGCAAGGACAGTGCCCATCTTCAAGCGGTGACGCCCAGTCGTCCCAGCAACCTTGCAACAGCTCGCGGAGAGGAAGGCAATTGCGAGGGCAAGTGCCTACAAGGTGTTTGCATCGGCGCAGCTGCAGGCTGCGACGTGTGGCCTCCTAGTACGGCGGCGGCTGCGGGAGGTGCGTCGGCATATGCTCGAGGCAGCCTTGGTGGCGGTCGACCTCGGCACACGGGGGCGCGACCTCGTCCTATCGGACAGCCATCAGCAATCGCACTGGCCTGTTGTCTCCAAGCGCAAGCATGGTGCCTGTCCCGCAGGCGACGAACTCTAACTCTACGACAACGGCGGTACGGAAGGCGCTCCCCTCCTTGTCATCGACGAGGGCACACTGCCTAGTGCCACCACATTCCGCTACCGGCCGCCATGGGGGCACCTCCGCTGGTCATTGGTGCGACCCATTCCAGGTGGCCATCCACGTGCTCCCCTTTCGTCCagatggcgtccatgggatccaggTGGCTACACATGTGCAGGACCAATGCGCGGAGGGTGTCCATCTTATCTTAAGGGGTCAAAAAATAAAGAGTCGTGGTCTAATTCAGGTTCGGAATAATAAaataagccgagatgtaaaaggcttatTTTTAGGTGTTAGGTTTGTGTCTAGCGGGGTCATCGTTAGgttgcagctcgaggacgagttgCATGTCTAGGTGGGGTGTAATGTTAGAAGAGTCAAGGGCCTATTGGGCCTTAGCCCATTAGGATTAATTAGCCGCTTGCTTAGGGGCCAAGTAAGACCTCTATACAATGAGAGGAGATGTATCAATCTATGATCAAGCAAGAGATTAGAAAGAAATCCCTTCTCTCTTGCCGGCCGTAGGCAAAGCCCTACGGCCGGCCTCCCCAGCGACCCTAACCCAAGTCATCGCCTCTAACCCGCGTAGCCCCCACCCtgtgaacagtacccgcgggtaCTGTAGCGCCACGGGTATTGTGGCACTACAGCCACCCAAAAAAAAATTGTATCCTCAATGCAATAGATTTATGATTCTCAAAAAACTGAGAACTAAATAGCGCACATGTAGTCACATAGCACTTTTTCCCTATTACAAGAGTGCACCTGACTTCTTTTTAACAAGGAGACCCAAAATTTCAAGAGAAACTATTACTCTGGAAGCCTTCTTTTCTATCTTTATGTAGTTATTTAATTCCATACAGCAATTGATGACAAACAAAGAAAATAAACCACCATATTTGATAGTGAGATAAAACCTCTACATAAAAGCATAAAAGCAAGTAATAATGAACAATAATAAAATGAAAAGGAACAGAAGATAAAGAACGCTTCCTACATGGTGCAAGAATTTCTCTCCAGATGATCGATATAGCCGACATATTTCTCCAGGCACAAAAGGTGGTCCATATTCGTAGCTATGTGCACCACCTCCAAAAAAAGAAGCTAACTCCTAAAAAAGTAACAGAAGCCAGAATTGTTTCATTATGAAGTTTAACATTGGACAGTGGCCAAGCGTTTGGCAACTACGCAACGTACCTCTGTAACTTTAGGGACTGTTGTTTGTTCAATGTAAACACAGAGTTGTGCAAGCATAAGTACCAAGACTGTTGGGGTCTTATCAGTTTGCATAGAATCCATAGTTGGCTCTTGTAAATTTGTTTTGCTTCTCCCAGAAAGCACATGAAAATGTCCATCAAGTTTCTGGAAAAACTCTTGAAAACCTTCTTGTACCCAATCAATAATCAAATCCCTCAGCTTAACAAGCAACTCTATATTGCCATCTACCAGATGATGAAATTCCTGGAAGCAACATAGCCAGAAACAGAACACTAAAACAGAGCATGAGAAATTCATGAATTTTGATGCGTATAACATATATGTTGCCTGACAACATGACAAAATGGATGAGTGTTCAGAAGTTCTGAAGCTTCCAAGTATGTACCTGCAGGAGATCTATGCATCCTTGGGATACTTTGATTTTGCTTGTCTCCATAGCAGTTTGCAGCTGTGACTCTTCCAACTTCTCATTTGATGTTGAATGTGTCCTAACCAGTGCCTCTGCTCACCCATGTACAACAGATGTGAATTTTTCTACTCAAGACAATTTTCTACCTTTATACTTGTACCAACACATCTGAACTTCAATCCCGGATGAAGTCAGTTCTGGAGAGAAAAATGCAGAGTAAACTATGGTGGGAGGTGGGGAGACCTGAtatttcactttgaagatggagaAATGCAGTTGCTATGTGTTGCTTAACAATGTCTCGAGTAGTCTGCCAGTAGAAAAAAATGGCACGCACAAATTTAGTATCAAGAAATATGGAGTGAACATCAAATATATCAAAAGCAGCAATTAGCAAATTACAGAAGGGTGTTTTTAAGGATATTTAATTTCTCCCTGAATAAGAAAATATAAGAGGGAAGAAAATAAACCTTCAGTGTGTCCAAAAGAACCTTATCATATAACCTATACAGTAACACTATACAGCCAAAGTATGCTGACAAAGAATTATCATGTAGTACAAAACAGTTTTTGCTAATTTCTAAATCAATGTATAGGTTCTCAGGCAGAGAGAAACTGAGTCTACTGAGTGGGTGCTGCTACATGTTACATATGAAAATAAACATAATTGATAATACTAGAAAAAATAACCCGATCAATAAATACTAGTAACTGATTTTAGAATACTATCTCCAAGATAATAGATCTAACCAGTGATAATTATACTCCCATAATATGTCCCAACACTAACAATTGACGTGATATAATTCTGAGAACGGGTGGCTACCAGTTATTTATCACTTCATTATAAAAGGAATGGTTTTAATTAGGATATCAAATAGTGACAAACCTAAATCTAGACATCAATTGGACTTGTCCACTCCTATGCTAGGAGTCACTGTCTTAATGAACAAGACACCATTATTTGCCATATTATCTGATGCCTCCAGGAGCATTTATACCTAACCCTGAACCATATGTCCTCTACAGTTAGTGGAAGCAAATAGCAATACTCAGCACGGAGTACTGTGGTGTAAGCCAAATTTCCATAGTAACAAACTACCAGGAAGAATGAACAGGAGTTACAGGACAACAACTAAAGAAGTATATTGTGCAGATTTAACCAAATGATTGCTACTTGATTCTAGGCAGAATATAAAAGTTGAGTGAAGAGGGGAAAAAAAGTGTAACATCAAATCTGATAGTAACCTCCAAAGAAAAAGCTGGTAGCGCAGCCTCTGAAATAACCTCATCGATGATGGTTGCATCCTCCCATAAGGATCCTGTGATCGCCAAAGAATAGAGTATTAAATTGAAACAGTTCAATAATCTTACAATGTTATCAAATTCTTAATCGAGACCATTGTTGGCATTGCAGAAGCAGCACTTCAAGTCATAACAACAAAATCTCAGTAGACTACTAGAATTAGTAAGCTTCAATGTCAATACAATACAGCATAGTGAAGCAACAGCTAACTGGTCCTAAAGGTCAAAATACCACTGAATGAATGCCAAGGATGTTAAAATTAAGGAGGCTTTCCTACATAGGGACGTCTTTTGACATATGAATTCAAATTCCAATGGTCACTGGCCAATAGAGGTTTACACTATTGTTCTAAGCATATTCTGTACATAAAATTGCAATGGTGTTATAGCATAGAATATAGAAAAGTTACTTACGTAGCATTGCCAGTAGATCTGTTGATGGAATTCTTTTCTTCAGATTCTCTCTGACTGTCTCATATCGGCTTCATCAAAAGAAAAAGACAAGTGTGTATGTGATCAATCTAGTAGAAATGTAAGATAAAACAACAAAGCAAGCATAGGCCATATGGAGAAGATACATGTGTCAGTTTATCACTTTATATCATACATGGAACCGTGTATTGGAGTAATTATCTACTATCCCCATTGCACAATAAGAAATATGTAACAGCTCATAAGTAGAATGGTAGGAAGAAggtaaagaaaaagaaaagataatATTCTCCATGGTTTTTTCACTCATTTCTCTCAGCATCTGAAAATATAGGACATGCACCAGGTTGTTCATACACTCAAGGCTCCTTTCATTCTAAGGCAGCTGCAGCTTGAAAGACAGCCTTCAACAGGACACCCAGGAGCTCacacacacaagaacacacacgAACAAAGTGGATTTGGTGTCTGGAAATGACTTagccttttctgattttctcttctACTTATAGACAACCGTGACCAACAAATCGGGCTGTGATAGCCTCCTATTAATGCAGAATATTGCACACTTATTCAGCCTTTGCTCCTACTACATGCTGAAATTAAACTAAAGTTAAGGCTATGAACCTAGACACAGCATTATTTCCAAAACAGCTGCATCATCAGCCTCAGCCCAAATATTAGCAGGAACGGAGGTAGACCAGGGGGGAGTGACCCCTAGTCCCTGCCCCATGCCTCCACAATACATCACTCCCGAACAGTGCAAATGGAAGAAGCAAGATCAATTTTGACATCCACCCACGAGATGCTTTGATCTTCTCAAGAATTTAGAATTTGAAATTTAACAAAGTGAAAAAATGATCATCTGAAGTTCTATCTACAAAGCTTTATGAACACACGTCAACTCGGAGGCTTTATCTTTCAGGATTAGAATGTTAATGTTATTAAAATAAGAAGGCATGTCATGTATCTTCAATTCTTCATTTCAGTAATCTCGGTTCATATTCTGGGAGCTAAAACAGAAAAGATTTGGCAGGCTCTAGTTAATGGACCAAGGACAGCCGACTGTTTGATGGCACAGTTATATAAGGACTGAACTAAACTTACTTTAAGAACAAAGCTTGTGCAAGTTCAATGAGACGCCTTTCTGAATCAGGAAATATTATTAAATAAGCACGAAATGTCTTTGAGATGTCACCAATTGAAGCCTAACAAAAAAATAGCACGAGATATTAGATGATTAATCAATACAGTAGGGCAAATGCATAAATGGGCATTACAACTAGGGTGCATGTTACAGCATGAGCAACATCACATTACACTGTGTGCAGACTTAGTCGTAATACAGCCCACAAAAACAGTGCTGATCCCAAACTGTGCAACTACCATACAATACTAAATGGAAACGGCTCAGTTGTAATATTCTAGTATATACACATGCTCACATGTGTAGTCTCATTCTGGAAATTCAAGAGACATTCTTCCAGCTTCTCAAGTAGATTCGATTTTAAGTTGTCCACCTGTTGACACATGAAAAAAATAAGATGGACATTTACAGGAAAAAGACAAACATGCAAGTCGTACATTGCAACACAGAGGAGCTCTGAGCCTCTGACATAGCCTCATCGACATGCACATTAACATAACTGGCAGTGATAAAATACATACTGGAAACTTCAATTGTTTAAGGAGAACTACAGCTTCTGCTCTTGCTTCAATAGGTTCAGAATCTGAGTATAACTTTGTCTGTAAATTTACGGGCAGCAAACAGTATTAAAAATCTACACAATTAGAATAATGCAATTATGTAATGAACGATAAGTAGTACATGACATTTGGACGAATAATCATGTCATCTTCTGTACAAATCTGAGTCAAAATGTGCACAGTTACCTGAAGGTGTTGTATAACTACATCCATTGCCTCCTCAGAAGCCTTTTTACAGTCTCGAAAGGATGTATCTCCATAGGCCTATAATACAGAAGAATGTACATGAAAGAGCATGGTAAAAGTGTAAAAGGTATTGCAGGGCATGGTTATCATGGCGTCGTGTAGGCGACGGTGACGCCTAgtcgtcgcctaggcgtccagtcGGCCGGGACTGGACGCCATGGTAAGTTAGGCGGGCACCTGGGCAGGTCAGGCATCACCGTGGCACCTAGGCGTCCGCCAGGCGACGCCATAACTTCACCACGCTAACCTGGCCCATCTCTTATCCCTAATTCTCCTTTTCTCAAATCAAATAGTGCCTACACTCCCCCCTCCAGTCACCACCTCTCCCCTACCCGCCCGATCGCCCCTCCCTCCCCTCCAGCCACCAACCAGCAGCCACCCCTCCCATCCAACCGCCAGCCAGTGGCCATCCCTCCCCTACAGAAGCTGCCACTCTGCCAGCCACCAGCCCCTCCCCTCTAGCCGCCGGCCAAGCGGCCGGGCATCCCTCCTCTCCGCCAGTAGCCGCCAGCCCCTCCCATCCAGCCGCCAGCCCCTCCCATCCAGCCGCCAGCCCCTCCCAACCAACCGCCAGGCCATCCGCCCACCCTTCCAGCCACGGGCCTCCCCTCCCCTTTGTACGCTCACCACTCTGCTCAGGACTCGGCAGGACGCAAGGAGGAGGACTAAGGaggatgggaagaagaggactgatCGACTGAGGACTGATGGTTCTGGCATGTGGAACTGGAATAGAGTGCCATATCAAAACTAGTTGGACGCCTAATGTCGCCTAGGCGCCTAGATGTCCAGGCGCACCAGAGGCGACTCATGTCGCCAGGGCACCGTGATAACCATGTTGCAGGGTGTTTCTAAGATGAAGAATTTCACTTAAG is a genomic window of Zea mays cultivar B73 chromosome 5, Zm-B73-REFERENCE-NAM-5.0, whole genome shotgun sequence containing:
- the LOC541772 gene encoding Vacuolar protein sorting-associated protein 51 homolog, encoding MATAGGAAPAAMDEKARRTRDLLASFYNTDPSAAAGGAAAPAFLARPSPTAAPASPLDSINSTSFDPDIYMNVLVQQSNLEGLLQRHVKMATEIKNLDTDLQMLVYENYNKFISATDTIKRMKTNIVGMEANMEQLLTKITSVQSRSDTVNTSLFDKRENIEKLHRTRNLLRKVQFIYDLPTRLNKCIKTEAYADAVRFFTGAKPIFEAYGDTSFRDCKKASEEAMDVVIQHLQTKLYSDSEPIEARAEAVVLLKQLKFPVDNLKSNLLEKLEECLLNFQNETTHASIGDISKTFRAYLIIFPDSERRLIELAQALFLNRYETVRENLKKRIPSTDLLAMLRSLWEDATIIDEVISEAALPAFSLETTRDIVKQHIATAFLHLQSEISEALVRTHSTSNEKLEESQLQTAMETSKIKVSQGCIDLLQEFHHLVDGNIELLVKLRDLIIDWVQEGFQEFFQKLDGHFHVLSGRSKTNLQEPTMDSMQTDKTPTVLVLMLAQLCVYIEQTTVPKVTEELASFFGGGAHSYEYGPPFVPGEICRLYRSSGEKFLHHYINMKTQKISKLLNKRFTTPVWIKHKEPREVNMFVDLLLLEINGLVSEVKQILPGMVRRHRHSDSTGSTTSSRSNPMREDMLNRSNTHRARSQFLENHLAKLFEQKMEIFTKVEYTQESVISTVLKLCLKSLQEFVRLQTFNRSGFQQIQLDMEFLKTSLKEFVDDEAAISFLLKEVNNAAHERCLDPIPLEPPILDKLINAKLAKIKERNPNMR